The Bradysia coprophila strain Holo2 unplaced genomic scaffold, BU_Bcop_v1 contig_151, whole genome shotgun sequence genome contains a region encoding:
- the LOC119074549 gene encoding uncharacterized protein LOC119074549 isoform X2 — translation MDYNRQRNGADSDQTDHSYPYKNEVSLSISDDQPAIITPTPSPRSQKSDETNPPQSMDNVALTKPNGSAKESRTGLDNPGFEVEPTKTQRPLSSFGNGHHSDQLKAPNGKNNGTTEIPLTEAVNLELVNLNKPTNGHDNGLPHKKDVQVDVGDPYDEYFVPVNEHRKYMRGEKLYVTKDKRIKSKWRKYLCWAICLSLLAGAVLIGILAATGVILSSDPTPIESRQFAEEKNVAVASFGGGKSNNTSTTSSTTAPTTTQPPDLPLTVPVVVATEDTVIYVPNTVDASLKITNLEFRDDYNDHESGAYKSLTKSLEDELKKSIIETVDDVHVKIMNLSSGSVVVDYRVSWNENSDSLFTPDTLLNTVSDYLASHGGYFNNEYQIPVNSIKMAKLVDACSMHSLSCAHGCEFDQNMIDFACTCPENMELSEDLTNCQVKRVSSINAYEVTSRAKFGDHVESPQPEPEPKSEPEPSSEPEPSSEPEPSSEPEPSSEQEPSSEPEPSSEPEPSSEPEPSSEPEPSSEPEPSSEPKPSSEPEPSSEPEPSSEPEPSSEPEPSSEPEPSSEPEPSSESKPSSEPEPSSEPEPSSEPEPSSEPEPSSEPEPSKPVANETIIQEIRSKLGKELVLDSDLEVTSQPTSEPEPTSEPEPSSEPEPSSEPEPSSEPEPSSEPEPSSEPELTSEPEPTSEPEPSSEPEPSSEPEPSSEPEPSSEPEPTSNTESSSEPEPTSEPEPAKKPEPTSRPQPSSKPEPSSEPEPSSEAEPSSEPEPSSEPEPTSKPEPEPSSEPNTTSVPEPTVETNEPVNGNKSINVVSISSSTETKSEQSEPSTQTEHNSKEDSFSETVVGSQNSITEADKKQQFTYEFSTTERNENSVNRPIMLPNSSESTTDTSSDDEKVAPVTENITDDTPMPTETYFKAPRIIEMRQDEINVMDGSTTQRNEETSPVTFYAKPNLIDVAHESSSELSPFLTTTQPSSDRKAMYAVTENVAEADTVPSNQLLDQSPFLPEGVNNATLLNILNAGHDGQDTSLVDQNDTIDNAVTREDIKEKTKKPRLDDDENHEHNPIDDDYHKDKFGGVTVSPILLSVIPLEQATPRNELIRKDDDDDLDIDHITDTADISTEDESISETTLRIEPSSTTAEDRDNKITRLVEVTTVSDSDVDNDTEKEKDDDTAHTELPLNIRESETESTTDMNSATSAKTIEIASSPISDAINDIYESSEKYSKSGSLYDDQYSRLNDNDLKVIPLSKENKKSDRIIDVGQSTTKPNELEDTNEQSTTGHFLESATFQSINKSIEASRSSDSDDSHDNLDNKGEMTVDRREDFKLDGIATFSRCTAGQFECTNGTSFKDGTPCIALSERCDSIAQCTDNSDEVDCERLGCPGHFQCKDGTCLGRHLVCDGKIKHCSDGSDELNCENWKCNFDEISCSPNGPCLPALWQCDGLEHCPNGADETNCPDACKNNEFFCSIQRRCIPEVWKCDGEIDCTEGEDERICDCSLDSFKCRTGGGCIPLKYVCDGNPQCPDFSDEWQCFKTDETNIVLANSTDESSGTSTESEVHKILSIKKSNGQHMMVCANDWHQNYSNAICSKLGFGAAEQWSAIYLAETQANATFFRLRDSLDNSILTNLYEVDHCEDGVVALQCAQFECGKFLELESLKGKKSNSTNVPSLAVAVSGTVRCTATIVAPQWALASYSCVMGKSKKIIENEDVPWKLEVGLTVNETTQVPIVRIHKYPQAKFKHFFYSGDAVLLELSEPLTFSDSISPVCLSDRVMKKSQICMVAGFGLSSLRDLQKTIGKELVSSSNYMYVNQCNSTNQFAGSLSDDAICSEHYGSYVNDTCYNDEGSPLLCLTDTPPSMWTLQGILGYHGNCGEQPESAVYTSIPKKLLNWIVNTVGNEAIVKKS, via the exons ATGGATTACAATCGCCAACGGAATGGCGCCGACTCAGATCAAACCGATCACTCATatccatataaaaatgaagtaTCCCTGTCGATAAGCGATGACCAGCCCGCAATCATTACGCCAACACCATCACCACGATCACAGAAATCGGATGAAACGAATCCACCGCAAAGTATGGATAACGTTGCATTGACCAAGCCGAATGGCAGTGCGAAAGAAAGTCGAACCGGTTTGGACAATCCTGGATTTGAAGTGGAACCGACAAAAACACAACGACCATTAAGCTCGTTCGGTAATGGTCATCACTCAGACCAATTGAAAGCACCAAATGGAAAGAATAATGGAACCACTGAGATACCATTAACAG AAGCTGTGAATTTAGAATTAGTAAATCTTAATAAACCAACAAATGGCCATGATAATGGGTTACCACATAAAAAAGATGTTCAAGTGGACGTAGGCGACCCGTATGACGAATATTTTGTTCCTGTTAACGAACATAGGAAATATATGAG GGGCGAGAAACTCTATGTGACAAAAGACAAAAGAATTAAGTCGAAATGGAGAAAATACCTTTGCTGGGCGATTTGTTTGTCACTGTTAGCAGGTGCTGTCTTAATTGGAATTTTAGCAGCAA CTGGTGTAATTTTAAGTAGTGATCCAACACCCATAGAGTCAAGACAATTTGCAGAAGAGAAGAATGTTGCAGTTGCGTCATTTGGTGGTGGTAAGTCAAATAATACTTCAACGACGTCATCAACTACAGCTCCAACAACAACTCAACCGCCGGATCTACCATTAACTGTTCCTGTAGTCGTTGCAACTGAGGACACTGTTATCTATG TACCGAATACCGTGGATGCGTCATTGAAGATAACAAATTTGGAATTCAGAGACGATTACAATGATCATGAGAGTGGGGCATATAAATCTCTGACCAAAAGTCTGGAAGATGAATTGAAGAAATCAATAATTGAGACCGTTGATGATGTCCatgttaaaattatgaatCTCAG tTCTGGTTCGGTCGTAGTGGATTACCGAGTTAGTTGGAACGAAAACTCAGACAGCCTATTTACACCCGACACTCTACTGAATACGGTATCCGACTATTTGGCATCACATGGTGGATATTTCAATAATGAATATCAGATTCctgtaaattcaataaaaatggcTAAACTGGTCGATGCGTGCTCAATGCACTCGCTGAG CTGCGCACACGGCTGTGAGTTTGATCAAAATATGATCGATTTCGCTTGCACTTGTCCAGAAAATATGGAGCTAAGCGAAGACTTAACCAATTGTCAAGTAAAACGGGTATCCAGTATAAATGCTTACGAAGTGACTAGTCGAGCTAAGTTCGGCGATCACGTGGAAAGTCCTCAGCCGGAACCAGAACCAA aatcAGAGCCGGAACCTTCATCTGAACCGGAACCTTCATCTGAACCGGAACCTTCATCTGAACCGGAACCTTCATCTGAACAGGAGCCTTCATCTGAACCAGAACCTTCATCTGAACCGGAACCTTCATCTGAACCGGAACCTTCATCTGAACCGGAACCTTCATCTGAACCGGAACCTTCATCTGAACCGAAACCTTCATCTGAACCGGAACCTTCATCTGAACCGGAACCTTCATCTGAACCGGAACCTTCATCTGAACCGGAACCTTCATCTGAACCGGAACCTTCATCTGAACCGGAACCTTCCTCTGAATCGAAACCTTCTTCAGAACCTGAACCTTCTTCAGAACCTGAACCTTCTTCAGAACCTGAACCTTCTTCAGAACCGGAACCTTCTTCAGAACCCGAACCTTCAAAGCCAGTTGCTAACGAAACGATAATACAAGAAATCCGTTCCAAGTTAGGTAAAGAGCTTGTTCTAGATTCGGATCTTGAAGTGACTAGTCAACCAACGAGCGAACCTGAACCTACGAGTGAGCCTGAGCCATCAAGCGAGCCAGAACCATCAAGCGAGCCAGAACCATCAAGCGAACCAGAACCATCAAGCGAACCAGAACCATCAAGCGAACCTGAACTAACGAGTGAACCTGAACCAACGAGTGAACCTGAGCCATCGAGTGAACCTGAACCATCGAGTGAACCTGAACCATCGAGTGAACCTGAACCATCAAGCGAACCAGAGCCAACCAGTAATACTGAATCATCTAGCGAACCAGAACCAACTAGTGAGCCAGAACCGGCAAAAAAACCTGAGCCAACGAGTAGACCGCAACCGTCAAGCAAACCAGAACCATCAAGCGAACCAGAACCATCAAGCGAAGCAGAACCATCAAGCGAACCAGAACCATCAAGTGAACCGGAACCAACAAGTAAACCGGAGCCAGAACCATCAAGCGAACCTAATACCACAAGCGTGCCTGAACCAACAGTCGAAACAAATGAACCGGTAAATGGAAACAAGTCTATCAATGTAGTATCTATTTCAAGCTCTACGGAAACTAAATCGGAACAATCTGAACCGTCAACTCAAACGGAGCACAATTCAAAAGAGGATTCTTTTTCTGAAACAGTAGTGGGCAGTCAAAACTCAATTACGGAAGCTGATAAAAAGCAACAATTCACGTACGAATTTTCAACGACAGAAAGAAATGAGAATTCAGTCAATCGGCCGATAATGCTTCCTAATTCGTCTGAATCAACTACTGATACCAGTAGCGATGATGAAAAGGTCGCACCGGTTACTGAAAATATAACCGACGATACGCCAATGCCGACAGAAACGTATTTCAAGGCACCTCGAATTATCGAAATGCGTCAAGATGAGATAAACGTCATGGACGGTTCCACAACACAAAGGAACGAAGAAACAAGCCCGGTGACGTTCTATGCCAAACCGAATTTAATTGATGTCGCTCATGAATCGTCATCTGAACTATCTCCTTTCCTAACTACCACTCAGCCGTCATCCGATCGCAAAGCCATGTATGCGGTGACGGAAAATGTTGCTGAAGCTGATACGGTTCCATCAAATCAATTATTGGATCAATCGCCATTTTTACCAGAAGGTGTGAACAATGCCACGTTGTTGAATATTCTAAACGCGGGTCACGATGGTCAGGACACTTCATTGGTTGATCAAAATGATACCATTGACAATGCGGTGACTAGAGAAGATATTAAGGAAAAAACGAAGAAACCACGACTAGATGACGATGAAAACCACGAACACAATCCTATCGACGATGACTATCACAAAGACAAATTTGGTGGAGTTACCGTATCACCGATCCTACTATCTGTGATTCCCCTAGAACAAGCCACACCAAGGAATGAACTCATTCGCAAGGATGACGATGATGATCTTGATATTGATCATATAACCGATACAGCAGACATATCGACGGAAGACGAAAGTATTAGCGAAACAACACTGCGCATTGAACCATCGTCCACTACCGCAGAGGATCGTGATAACAAAATCACTAGACTGGTTGAAGTGACAACAGTAAGTGATAGCGACGTTGATAACGATACGGAAAAGGAGAAAGATGACGATACTGCTCATACGGAATTGCCATTAAACATCAGAGAAAGTGAAACCGAATCAACTACCGACATGAACTCTGCTACTTCTGCAAAAACGATTGAGATTGCTTCCTCACCAATCAGTGACGCTATCAATGACATATACGAATCCAGTGAAAAATACTCGAAATCGGGCAGCCTGTACGACGACCAATATTCTAGGCTGAATGACAACGACCTCAAAGTCATACCGTTGAGTAAAGAGAACAAGAAATCTGATCGGATAATTGATGTGGGCCAGTCAACGACAAAACCAAACGAGCTTGAGGACACCAACGAACAATCGACTACCGGTCATTTTTTAGAGTCAGCGACGTTTCAGTCGATCAATAAATCGATTGAAGCGTCCAGAAGCTCGGATAGTGACGACAGTCACGACAATTTAGATAATAAGGGTGAGATGACGGTTGATAGAAGGGAAGATTTTAAATTGGACGGTATCGCGACGTTCTCCCGTTGTACAGCGGGTCAATTCGAGTGTACAAATGGAACTTCATTCAAGGATGGTACACCTTGTATAGCACTTAGCGAAAGATGTGATTCAATAGCTCAATGCACTGATAATTCTGATGAGGTTGACTGCGAACGACTCGGTTGCCCTGGGCATTTTCAATGCAAAGATGGAACTTGTTTGGGACGACACTTGGTCTGTGATGGCAAAATAAAGCACTGCAGCGATGGTAGCGATGAACTGAATTGTG aaaattggaaatgtaattttgatgaaatatcGTGCAGTCCCAATGGCCCATGTTTACCGGCACTGTGGCAGTGCGATGGTCTTGAACATTGCCCGAACGGCGCTGATGAGACTAATTGTCCAGATGCATGCAAGaacaatgaatttttctgCTCCATTCAACGGCGATGCATTCCCGAAGTGTGGAAATGTGACGGAGAAATTGATTGCACGG aGGGTGAAGACGAACGAATATGCGACTGTTCATTGGACAGTTTCAAATGTCGAACTGGAGGCGGCTGCATTCCATTGAAGTATGTTTGCGATGGTAATCCACAATGTCCAGACTTTTCCGACGAGTGGCAATGTTTCAAAACTGACGAGACAAACATTGTGTTGGCGAACTCTACCGACGAATCTAGTGGTACCAGCACCGAATCCGAAGTGCACAAAATCTTAAGCATTAAAAAATCGAATGGGCAGCATATGATGGTGTGCGCAAACGATTGGCATCAAAACTACTCGAACGCCATTTGCTCCAAATTGGGATTCGGTGCTGCCGAACAATGGTCAGCAATATATTTGGCTGAAACGCAAGCGAATGCAACGTTCTTTAGACTGCGAGATTCTCTCGACAATAGCATATTGACCAATTTGTATGAGGTCGATCACTGTGAGGACGGAGTTGTTGCCCTGCAATGTGCGCAATTTGAATGCGGCAAATTTTTAGAGTTAGAAAGTCTGAAAGGGAAAAAATCTAACTCAACCAATGTCCCTAGTCTTGCAGTAGCTGTGAGTGGAACAGTTCGGTGTACGGCAACGATAG TTGCACCACAATGGGCGCTGGCAAGTTACTCGTGTGTAATGGgtaaatcgaagaaaattatcgaaaacgaAGACGTGCCATGGAAGCTAGAAGTGGGATTGACTGTAAATGAAACGACTCAAGTGCCAATCGTTCGCATCCATAAGTACCCTCAA GCAAAATTCAAACACTTCTTCTACTCTGGTGATGCTGTGCTCTTGGAATTATCGGAACCGTTAACGTTTTCCGATAGCATTTCGCCAGTTTGCCTGTCTGATAGAGTGATGAAGAAATCGCAAATTTGTATGGTTGCAGGATTTGGTCTCAGTTCGTTAAGAG ATCTTCAAAAAACAATCGGCAAAGAGTTGGTCAGTTCAAGTAATTACATGTACGTTAATCAGTGCAACTCGACGAATCAATTTGCCGGCTCACTGTCCGATGATGCCATTTGTTCAGAACATTACGGAAGTTACGTGAACGATACGTGCTAT AATGATGAAGGTTCACCACTATTGTGTCTCACTGATACACCACCATCAATGTGGACGTTACAGGGTATCCTTGGCTACCATGGTAACTGTGGCGAGCAACCCGAATCGGCTGTTTACACATCGATACCGAAAAAGCTACTGAATTGGATTGTCAACACCGTTGGCAATGAAGCAATAGTAAAAAAGTCATAG